The DNA window GAAGATTATGTCTATTTTGAATGCTTTGTCTTCTGAGTTGGACTATAAATTAAGCAACTTTTGTAAAGCCTGTTTAGCGACTTCTTCAGCCCTGCTTGAAGTCACCTTTTGATAGCGCAAAGTTGTCTGCAAATGTTGATGCCCCATCAAGGCCCTCAACTCCTCGATTCCCATTAAACCCACTCGTTCCGTGGCAAAGGTATGACGTAGATCATGGAGCCGTAGCCCCTCCAAGACCGGATCATGCTCAGTCAATTTTTTCCAGCTTTTATAGATGGTTGTGTAGCTCACACGGGTTATCAATCCTGATTGAGGTTGTTGTGCTGTAAATAAGGCTTGAGAACTGGGGTGTCGATAATATTGAATGTATTCCGCTAATACTTGTGCGGCATCATCGCTGTAGAAACACCATCGGCGTTTATTGCCCTTACCCACCACTTGAAACTTACAGTCTTGGAGATTGACATTGGCGAGATCCAAAGCCAGTAGTTCAGCAATCCTGGCCCCCGACCGATGAAGCAAACGGACCAATGCATGCAGGCGTCTATCTGGTTTAACCCTTTGATACAGCCGTTGCAATTGCTCAGGGGTGAGATATCGGACTAACTCGTCTGTTCCAGACTCTCCTTGTTGTGCGTCAGGTTTACGTTGCTTGAGATGAGCAATGGGATTCGATTTGATATGCCCTCGTTCCAAAGCAAAGTTCAGCAAGGATTGAAGAATCGCCTGGTGACGCCGATGCGTAGTGTAGGACAACTGCTGGAGACTGTTGAGGTAGTCTTCAAGCACCTCCCTTGTCAGTAATTCCAGTGGTAGGCTGCCATACTGCTGCAACAAAGGAAGAAGGGTTAACTCATAGGACTTGAGGGTGCTAGCCGCGTAGCCTGGACGGTTGAGAAATTCAGTCGCTACTGTCGCTAAGACCTTACTGGACATGGAGTATATTTATTTACTCTAGAGGTAGATAATAGTGTACTACTGTCTTGTTGTTTCACTGCATTGGTTTGATGTCGTCAGATTGGTCTGCTTGTCCTCCTCACCCCCAAGAATCCTTAAAGGATTATGTCTGTCGTCTTCGTCAACAGCAGAATTGGACTCAGGCCCAACTCGCTACAGCTGCAGGGGTACATCGCCAAACCATCGGCAAGATTGAAAAGGGACAAACTCAACGCCTCAATCAACGGGCGAGAAACGGCTTGGCGTTTGCTTTGAGCATTCCAGCAGAGTATCTGGATGCCCTCAGCCAAGGTAAACCTATAACCCCAGTCTCTTCTGTCAAATTCTGTCCCCAATGTTGGCGGCCAGGACAGACTCCAGACCCGATGTGGACAGATTTACGGAGTCATTTTTGTTTTGCCTGTGGGACTCGCCTCATCAACCAGTGCGCTCAGTGTCAGCAACCGATCTTGTCTTTACAATTCCGCTTCTGCCCCTATTGCGGTAAGGCTTATCAGAGCCAAGCGACCCGTTCGACCTAATGCCGGTCAATTTTCTCAATGAGTCGGAACGCACTCATCTCAGTCAGATTCCTGCAGACATCCTCGAGATCGATCTCAACAAATATTTCACTTTGACACCAGAAGATATCCAGCAGGTTAAACGGCAACGGCAGCCCCATAACCAATTGGGCTTCGCGATCCAGTTGTGTACGCTGCGGTTTTTAGGCTTTTGTCCTGATGATTTGCAACAGACCCCAGCTCAGGTTTTAGAGTTTGTGGCCCAGCAGCTCAACATTGCGGTCGAGCACCTGCAGCGGTATGGCAAGCGGGCGCAAACCCGCACTGCCCATTTACAGCAAGTGCAGCATTACTTGGGTTTTCGAACTCCCAAATCTAAGGACTTAAAGGCCCTGGGGAAATGGATGTTAGAGCGGGCATTGGAACATGATGAGCCCTTACTGCTGTTCCAACAAGCAGCGGAAAAACTATTGGCACAAAAGCTGGTGCGTCCCAGGATAACTACGATTGAGCGGATGGTAAGTACAGCTCGCAACCAAGCCATGAAGGTGACCTACCAGATGATGAAGCCATTGGTTAAGGCCTCAGGGCGAAAATTTCTCAACGATCTGCTCAAGCCGGAGGGGGAGGGTAAGGCGATCCGATTAAGCCGATTGCGATGGCCAGCCACCAGTAACTCAGCCGCTGAAATTTTGAGAGTCATTGAGAAGATCAACTTTCTGCGCAGCCACAACGTTCATCAATGGGATGTCACAGAGTTTAATCCGAATCGACTCAAATTCCTGGCTCGATTAGCTAAAAAGACTAGCATCAAATCATTCAAGCGAATCCCAATAGAACGGCGGTATCCGTTACTGATCGCTTTTTTGCAGCAACTGCTAATCGAGACTACGGATGAGGCCGTCGATCTATTTATTCGTTGTTTATCAGATGCTCATTCCAAAGCTCGACGAGAACTGCGAGACTTTCGCCAAAAAGAAGCGGTCGCGATCAATGAAAAGGTCATGCTCCTGCAGCAGTTAGGTGGAGTCATCTTAGACCCAGCAGTAGAAGATCCTGCCGTGCGTTCTGACATTTTTGAGTGTGTCTCGCCAGAGCAGCTGCAGGCTGCCCTGGCAGA is part of the Acaryochloris sp. CCMEE 5410 genome and encodes:
- a CDS encoding tyrosine-type recombinase/integrase, with the protein product MSSKVLATVATEFLNRPGYAASTLKSYELTLLPLLQQYGSLPLELLTREVLEDYLNSLQQLSYTTHRRHQAILQSLLNFALERGHIKSNPIAHLKQRKPDAQQGESGTDELVRYLTPEQLQRLYQRVKPDRRLHALVRLLHRSGARIAELLALDLANVNLQDCKFQVVGKGNKRRWCFYSDDAAQVLAEYIQYYRHPSSQALFTAQQPQSGLITRVSYTTIYKSWKKLTEHDPVLEGLRLHDLRHTFATERVGLMGIEELRALMGHQHLQTTLRYQKVTSSRAEEVAKQALQKLLNL
- a CDS encoding double zinc ribbon domain-containing protein; the encoded protein is MSSDWSACPPHPQESLKDYVCRLRQQQNWTQAQLATAAGVHRQTIGKIEKGQTQRLNQRARNGLAFALSIPAEYLDALSQGKPITPVSSVKFCPQCWRPGQTPDPMWTDLRSHFCFACGTRLINQCAQCQQPILSLQFRFCPYCGKAYQSQATRST